A window of the Cystobacter fuscus genome harbors these coding sequences:
- the eno gene encoding phosphopyruvate hydratase: MTEIAQIVAREVLDSRGNPTVEAEVLLAGGAKGRAAVPSGASTGEHEALELRDGDKGRYLGKGVRKAVEHITEKIAPELVGMDAADQYAVDQQMIEMDGTPTKGKLGANAILAVSMATARAAADAHGLPLYRYIGGSQARTLPVPLMNILNGGAHADTRVDVQEFMVVPAGAPSFSEGLRWGAEIFHALKKILKGRKLNTAVGDEGGYAPDLPANEEALKLIMEAISAAGFKAGEQVFLAMDVAASEFFDKGSKKYKLKGEGKEFDASGLLDYYQQLVSRYPIVSIEDGMAEDDWDGWKKITDVLGGKIQLVGDDLFVTNVERLSRGIEAGTANSILVKVNQIGSLTETFDAVRMAHKAGFTSVMSHRSGETEDTTIADLAVALDCGQIKTGSASRSDRIAKYNQLLRIEQELGAGARYAGMKSIKGLKAK, encoded by the coding sequence ATGACCGAGATTGCTCAAATCGTGGCGCGTGAAGTACTCGATTCCCGCGGAAACCCCACCGTGGAGGCCGAGGTGTTGCTGGCGGGTGGGGCCAAGGGCCGTGCGGCGGTGCCCTCCGGGGCCTCCACCGGCGAGCACGAGGCGCTGGAGCTGCGCGACGGCGACAAGGGCCGCTACCTGGGCAAGGGCGTGCGCAAGGCCGTCGAGCACATCACCGAGAAGATCGCCCCCGAGCTGGTGGGCATGGACGCGGCGGATCAGTACGCCGTGGACCAGCAGATGATCGAGATGGACGGCACGCCCACCAAGGGCAAGCTGGGCGCCAACGCCATCCTCGCGGTGTCCATGGCCACGGCGCGCGCCGCGGCGGATGCCCACGGTCTGCCCCTCTACCGCTACATCGGCGGCTCCCAGGCGCGCACCCTGCCGGTGCCGCTGATGAACATCCTCAACGGCGGCGCCCACGCCGACACCCGCGTGGACGTGCAGGAGTTCATGGTGGTGCCCGCCGGCGCTCCCTCCTTCTCCGAGGGCCTGCGCTGGGGCGCGGAGATCTTCCACGCGCTCAAGAAGATCCTCAAGGGCCGCAAGCTCAACACCGCCGTGGGCGACGAGGGCGGCTATGCCCCGGACCTGCCGGCCAACGAGGAGGCGCTCAAGCTCATCATGGAGGCCATCTCCGCCGCGGGCTTCAAGGCCGGTGAGCAGGTGTTCCTCGCCATGGACGTGGCGGCGAGCGAGTTCTTCGACAAGGGCTCCAAGAAGTACAAGCTCAAGGGCGAGGGCAAGGAGTTCGACGCCTCGGGCCTGCTCGACTACTACCAGCAGCTCGTGTCGCGCTACCCCATCGTCTCCATCGAGGACGGCATGGCGGAGGACGACTGGGACGGCTGGAAGAAGATCACCGACGTGCTCGGCGGGAAGATCCAGCTCGTGGGAGATGATCTCTTCGTCACCAACGTGGAGCGCCTGAGCCGCGGCATCGAGGCGGGCACCGCCAACTCCATCCTGGTGAAGGTCAACCAGATCGGCAGCCTCACGGAGACCTTCGACGCGGTGCGCATGGCCCACAAGGCCGGCTTCACCTCGGTGATGAGCCACCGCTCGGGCGAGACCGAGGACACCACCATCGCGGACCTGGCCGTCGCGCTCGATTGTGGACAGATCAAGACGGGCTCGGCCTCGCGCTCCGACCGCATCGCCAAGTACAACCAGCTCCTGCGCATCGAGCAGGAACTGGGCGCGGGCGCCCGGTACGCGGGCATGAAGTCCATCAAGGGCCTGAAGGCCAAGTAA
- the surE gene encoding 5'/3'-nucleotidase SurE: protein MAGTQQPRILVCNDDGYFSEGLRALVDAVSPLGEVWVVAPDREQSAASHAISLWRPLRLTEIRERWFSVDGTPADSAYLAIHHLLKDDRPKIMVSGINHGANLADDVNYSGTVAAAREAALLGIPSIAFSLVSRAPFDFQHAARFARSLVAAALAQPQLPPRMLLSVNVPSGEPRGYAVTRLGRHSYGYDVVEKEDPRGRKYYWIGGSTYAHEDLPGSDCNAVHDERLISVTPLNFELTDTPMLKDLSGWSLEGFPGAGRGGD, encoded by the coding sequence GTGGCCGGCACGCAGCAACCCCGCATCCTGGTGTGTAACGATGACGGCTACTTCTCCGAGGGGCTCAGGGCCCTGGTGGACGCGGTCAGTCCCCTGGGCGAGGTGTGGGTGGTGGCGCCCGATCGCGAGCAGAGCGCGGCCTCGCACGCCATCTCCCTCTGGCGCCCCCTGCGCCTCACCGAGATCCGCGAGCGCTGGTTCTCCGTGGATGGTACCCCCGCGGACAGCGCTTATCTGGCGATCCATCACCTCCTGAAGGATGATCGCCCGAAGATCATGGTGTCCGGCATCAACCACGGGGCCAACCTGGCCGACGACGTCAACTACTCGGGAACGGTGGCGGCCGCCCGCGAGGCGGCCCTGCTGGGCATCCCCTCCATCGCCTTCAGCCTGGTGTCGCGCGCCCCGTTCGACTTCCAGCACGCGGCGCGCTTCGCCCGCTCGCTGGTGGCGGCGGCGCTCGCCCAGCCCCAGTTGCCTCCCCGGATGCTGCTGAGCGTCAACGTGCCCTCGGGCGAGCCCCGGGGCTACGCCGTCACCCGCCTGGGCCGGCACTCGTACGGCTATGACGTGGTGGAGAAGGAAGACCCGCGCGGCCGCAAGTACTACTGGATCGGCGGCAGCACCTACGCGCACGAGGACCTGCCCGGTAGCGACTGCAACGCCGTGCACGACGAGCGCCTCATCTCCGTCACGCCGCTCAACTTCGAGCTCACCGACACCCCCATGCTGAAGGATCTCTCGGGCTGGAGCCTCGAGGGCTTCCCGGGCGCGGGCAGGGGAGGGGATTGA
- a CDS encoding type II toxin-antitoxin system RatA family toxin, producing MAGASRTIVINAPPEKLFDVIAQYEKYPEFLSEVKKIRVLERKDNTLKVQYEVDVIKTIRYTILVTEERPKRMSWTFVEGEVMKDNKGSWVLEPDGEGRTKATYTVELALGPLVPKAIVNALTETSLPKMLESFKRRAEAT from the coding sequence ATGGCTGGCGCCTCTCGCACCATCGTCATCAACGCCCCCCCCGAGAAGCTCTTCGACGTCATCGCCCAGTACGAGAAGTACCCGGAGTTCCTCTCCGAGGTGAAGAAGATCCGCGTCCTCGAGCGCAAGGACAACACGCTCAAGGTTCAGTACGAGGTGGATGTCATCAAGACCATCCGCTACACCATCCTCGTCACCGAGGAGCGCCCCAAGCGCATGTCCTGGACCTTCGTCGAGGGTGAGGTGATGAAGGACAACAAGGGCAGCTGGGTGCTCGAGCCCGACGGCGAGGGTCGCACCAAGGCCACCTACACGGTGGAGCTCGCCCTGGGGCCGCTCGTCCCCAAGGCGATCGTCAACGCCCTCACCGAGACGTCCCTGCCCAAGATGCTGGAGTCCTTCAAGCGCCGCGCCGAGGCCACCTAG
- a CDS encoding acyl-CoA thioesterase: MVEARIRVIYGDTDQMGVVYHANYFRYFEFARGEYFRARGGSYRDVEREGLMLPVVEASIAYKSPARYDDVLLVHARVSELKRASLTFHYDVRREGAPETLLCTGQTVHACVGRDGRPTRLPPVLVQLLQTAD, encoded by the coding sequence ATGGTCGAGGCACGAATCCGAGTCATCTACGGCGATACGGACCAGATGGGTGTCGTGTATCACGCCAATTATTTCCGCTACTTCGAGTTCGCCCGGGGCGAGTACTTCCGCGCGCGGGGTGGCAGCTACCGGGACGTGGAACGCGAGGGACTGATGCTGCCCGTGGTGGAAGCTTCCATCGCCTACAAGTCCCCCGCGCGCTATGACGACGTGCTGCTGGTGCATGCCCGGGTGAGTGAGCTCAAGCGCGCATCGTTGACCTTCCATTATGACGTCCGGCGCGAGGGCGCTCCCGAGACCCTGCTGTGCACCGGCCAGACCGTCCATGCCTGCGTGGGCCGCGACGGCAGGCCCACGCGCCTGCCGCCCGTGCTCGTGCAGTTGTTGCAAACGGCGGATTGA
- the nadC gene encoding carboxylating nicotinate-nucleotide diphosphorylase codes for MDAFLDRLISLALEEDLGAAGDITTHALVPAEALGSAELIAKERLVIAGLDAFARVFQRVDPEVRIELLSSDGQEVQDRALVARVHGRLRSLLTAERTALNIVQRTSGMATMAHQVMDTVKGSRLRVLDTRKTSPGMRSLSKLAVKAGGAFNHRFGLFDGILIKDNHIAAVGGSVREALRRARANAPQLVKIEIEVTNLEQLAEALEEGADVVMLDNMDDAQISRAVELTAGRIPLEVSGGITLERLPRLAKLGVDFVSMGALTHSARAMDLSLEILQAS; via the coding sequence ATGGATGCCTTCCTGGATCGCCTCATCTCGCTCGCCCTGGAGGAAGACCTCGGGGCGGCGGGGGACATCACCACCCACGCGCTCGTCCCGGCGGAGGCCCTGGGCTCCGCCGAGCTGATCGCCAAGGAGCGGCTCGTCATCGCCGGACTGGACGCCTTCGCCCGCGTCTTCCAGCGGGTGGACCCCGAGGTCCGCATCGAGCTGCTCTCGTCGGATGGTCAGGAGGTCCAGGATCGGGCGCTCGTGGCCCGGGTCCATGGCCGGTTGCGCTCGCTGCTCACCGCCGAGCGCACCGCCCTCAACATCGTCCAGCGCACCTCGGGCATGGCCACCATGGCCCACCAGGTCATGGACACCGTGAAGGGCTCTCGCCTGCGCGTGCTCGACACGCGCAAGACGTCCCCGGGCATGCGCTCGCTGTCCAAGCTGGCCGTCAAGGCGGGTGGGGCCTTCAACCACCGCTTCGGCCTCTTCGACGGCATCCTCATCAAGGACAACCACATCGCGGCCGTGGGCGGCTCGGTGCGCGAGGCGCTCCGCCGCGCCCGGGCCAACGCCCCCCAGCTCGTGAAGATCGAAATCGAGGTCACCAACCTGGAGCAGCTCGCCGAGGCGCTCGAGGAAGGCGCCGACGTGGTGATGCTCGACAACATGGACGACGCGCAGATCAGCCGCGCGGTGGAGCTGACGGCCGGCCGCATTCCCCTCGAGGTCTCCGGCGGCATCACCCTGGAGCGACTGCCCCGGCTGGCGAAGCTCGGCGTGGACTTCGTGTCCATGGGGGCGCTCACCCACTCGGCGCGCGCCATGGACCTGTCCCTGGAGATCCTCCAGGCCTCGTGA
- a CDS encoding microviridin/marinostatin family tricyclic proteinase inhibitor: MKQETKQKPFFARLLESQGSEPSENGQSATKKYPSDNDEDQTLKYPSDQEDLGGA, encoded by the coding sequence ATGAAGCAGGAAACGAAGCAGAAACCCTTCTTCGCGCGGTTGCTCGAGAGCCAGGGAAGCGAGCCCTCCGAGAATGGACAGAGCGCGACGAAGAAGTACCCCTCGGACAACGACGAGGATCAGACGCTGAAGTACCCCTCGGATCAGGAGGATCTGGGAGGGGCCTGA
- a CDS encoding C40 family peptidase, with translation MTCRPLLLACLLGVFFAPPVLGAPRAPAKPAAVKKQQPPAASSTVAKKSTKSTPAKTKRKVVPLSRGRRVAQRAAGLVGTSLSAHRVPDDCSGLVRLAYRSVGVELLSHGTRPGENAASAMYRRAQTKGALHRKAPQPGDIVFFRETYDRNRDGLRNDGVTHVGVIESVARDGTIVFVHRGGKGVGRARMNLRHAGHQGMGGRVLNDYIRRAEQGERARLTSELFVGYASSTRL, from the coding sequence ATGACGTGTCGTCCGCTCCTGCTGGCCTGCCTGCTGGGCGTGTTCTTCGCGCCTCCCGTGCTGGGGGCGCCCCGTGCGCCCGCGAAGCCGGCGGCGGTGAAGAAGCAACAGCCGCCCGCCGCGTCCAGCACCGTCGCGAAGAAGTCCACGAAGTCCACGCCCGCGAAGACGAAGCGCAAGGTCGTGCCGCTCTCCCGGGGCCGGCGGGTGGCCCAGCGGGCCGCGGGCCTGGTGGGCACATCGCTCTCCGCCCACCGCGTCCCGGATGATTGCTCGGGGCTCGTGCGGCTCGCCTATCGGTCCGTGGGCGTGGAGTTGCTCTCGCACGGCACCCGCCCGGGAGAGAACGCGGCGAGCGCCATGTACCGGCGCGCCCAGACCAAGGGCGCCCTGCACCGCAAGGCGCCCCAGCCCGGCGACATCGTCTTCTTCCGCGAGACGTATGACCGGAACCGGGATGGCCTGCGCAACGACGGGGTGACGCACGTGGGCGTCATCGAATCGGTGGCCCGCGATGGAACCATCGTCTTCGTGCACCGCGGAGGCAAGGGCGTGGGACGGGCGCGGATGAACCTGCGCCATGCCGGGCACCAGGGCATGGGGGGACGCGTCCTCAACGACTACATCCGCCGGGCCGAGCAGGGCGAGCGCGCACGCCTCACGAGCGAGCTGTTCGTCGGGTACGCGTCGTCTACCCGGCTGTAG
- a CDS encoding tetratricopeptide repeat protein produces MHPRWHVLSLLVLLLAGCEDGPPKPGPKERAEGYYIKGTTEYLQGNFEQALASFASMKELSPDDPRLPAALGEVYLSMGKLNEALAQFELALQRDPKRSTNWSRVGFIHAQLGHTEEAQSALRKALAIYPRDFNALEQLGELDLKRGEKDSAVKHFLLAADASPDAGKAPLVLRAAEVFIAAGRHAEALLMLGEWTGAKGVRDPSLLSALGDEQVRAGQLLPAAESYREAARQSPRDPTLWELVGEIYTRLDKPGDALAAYRESLRVKDRAIIHVAIARIHLGRGERETAEEELGKALETVSGSDVRELMELAELLSTLGRKPDALRILTNLSAEPDHARDVELQRRTAALARELKDEAVVRAACARLVGDGGTPKKCP; encoded by the coding sequence ATGCATCCGCGCTGGCACGTCCTGTCCCTGCTCGTCCTCCTCCTCGCGGGCTGCGAGGACGGCCCTCCCAAGCCCGGCCCCAAGGAGCGGGCGGAGGGCTACTACATCAAGGGCACCACCGAGTACCTCCAGGGCAACTTCGAGCAGGCCCTGGCCTCCTTCGCCTCCATGAAGGAGCTGTCCCCGGATGACCCCCGCCTGCCCGCCGCCCTGGGCGAGGTCTACCTGTCCATGGGCAAGCTCAACGAGGCGCTCGCCCAGTTCGAGCTCGCCCTCCAGCGCGATCCCAAGCGCTCCACCAACTGGAGCCGGGTGGGCTTCATCCACGCCCAGCTCGGCCACACCGAGGAGGCCCAGAGCGCCCTGCGCAAGGCCCTGGCCATCTACCCCCGGGACTTCAATGCCCTGGAGCAGCTCGGGGAGTTGGATCTCAAGCGCGGCGAGAAGGACTCCGCCGTGAAGCACTTCCTGCTCGCGGCCGACGCGAGCCCCGACGCCGGCAAGGCCCCGCTCGTGCTGCGCGCCGCCGAGGTGTTCATCGCCGCGGGGCGCCACGCCGAGGCCCTGTTGATGCTCGGGGAGTGGACGGGCGCCAAGGGCGTGAGGGATCCGTCGCTGCTCTCGGCGCTGGGAGACGAGCAGGTGCGCGCCGGACAACTGCTCCCCGCGGCCGAGTCCTACCGCGAGGCGGCGCGCCAGTCGCCGAGGGATCCCACGCTGTGGGAGCTCGTGGGGGAGATCTACACGCGCCTGGACAAGCCGGGCGATGCGCTCGCGGCCTACCGCGAGTCCCTGCGGGTGAAGGATCGGGCCATCATCCACGTGGCCATCGCGCGCATCCACCTGGGCCGCGGCGAGCGCGAGACGGCGGAGGAGGAACTGGGCAAGGCGCTCGAGACGGTGTCGGGCTCGGACGTGCGCGAGCTCATGGAGCTGGCCGAGCTGCTCTCGACGCTCGGGCGCAAGCCGGATGCGCTGCGCATCCTCACCAACCTGAGCGCCGAGCCGGACCATGCCCGGGACGTGGAGCTGCAGCGGCGCACCGCGGCGCTCGCCCGGGAGTTGAAGGACGAGGCCGTGGTGCGCGCCGCGTGCGCGCGCCTCGTGGGGGATGGGGGCACCCCCAAGAAGTGCCCCTGA
- a CDS encoding ADP-ribosylglycohydrolase family protein, which produces MPPRRPTESPPDIYPRLRGRGALLGLAVGDALGSTLKGRRLIAPAFPHLSDGVHRNMRGGGPFSLKPGQVGESGQMACCLAGGIRESGTYDTEAQMRRYLKWRPHAVGMDDYTKEVLTEMAESTLPKANAAQRLWLKDGRKRALNGSLARTPPIGVFFSKDASMRAMASFADSMLTHFDPHCLLACATLNASIAHALHAGEKLTKEDLFKATLRELAVMSAQLGRTLSSFVKEVSAATADVREDLSVSNQSDPLLYWPELHMHRKLDHVRVAFRLAYWELWHAPSFEAALVDVVNRGGDSDVNGAVTGALLGAFYGEDAIPALWRQAVLEALNFRAGPLWTLYHPKDMVLLAG; this is translated from the coding sequence ATGCCCCCGCGCCGCCCCACCGAGTCCCCTCCCGACATCTACCCACGCCTGCGAGGCCGGGGCGCGCTCCTGGGCCTCGCCGTCGGAGACGCACTGGGCAGCACGCTGAAGGGCCGGCGGCTGATCGCCCCGGCCTTCCCGCACCTGTCCGACGGAGTCCACCGGAACATGCGCGGAGGAGGCCCGTTCTCCCTCAAGCCGGGACAGGTGGGCGAGAGCGGCCAGATGGCTTGCTGCCTGGCCGGAGGCATCCGGGAATCCGGCACCTACGACACGGAAGCCCAGATGCGCCGCTACCTGAAGTGGCGCCCGCACGCCGTGGGCATGGACGACTACACCAAGGAAGTGTTGACCGAGATGGCCGAGTCGACCCTGCCCAAGGCGAACGCCGCGCAGCGCCTGTGGCTGAAGGATGGGCGCAAGCGGGCGCTCAACGGCAGCCTGGCGCGCACCCCCCCCATCGGCGTGTTCTTCTCCAAGGACGCCTCGATGCGTGCCATGGCCTCGTTCGCCGACAGCATGCTCACGCACTTCGATCCGCACTGTCTGCTCGCGTGCGCCACCCTCAACGCGTCCATCGCCCATGCGCTCCACGCGGGGGAGAAGCTGACCAAGGAGGACCTGTTCAAGGCCACGCTGCGCGAGCTGGCCGTGATGAGCGCGCAGCTCGGGCGCACCCTCAGCAGCTTCGTCAAGGAAGTCTCCGCCGCCACCGCCGACGTCCGGGAGGACCTGTCGGTCTCCAACCAGAGCGATCCGCTGCTGTACTGGCCGGAGCTGCACATGCACCGCAAGCTGGACCATGTGCGCGTGGCGTTCCGCCTGGCCTACTGGGAGCTGTGGCACGCGCCCTCGTTCGAGGCGGCGCTGGTCGACGTCGTCAACCGGGGAGGAGACTCGGACGTGAACGGCGCCGTCACCGGAGCGCTGCTGGGCGCTTTCTACGGAGAGGACGCCATTCCCGCGCTCTGGCGCCAGGCCGTCCTGGAGGCACTCAACTTCAGGGCCGGGCCGCTGTGGACCCTCTACCACCCGAAGGACATGGTGCTGCTGGCGGGCTGA
- a CDS encoding LysM peptidoglycan-binding domain-containing M23 family metallopeptidase, producing MRGAAASPALLALFALLTASGCAVVPSAVRPSDTRSSAVPPIALAELHEPHPELELVSEPPVPSSRTHTVAPGETLYRIAVNHQLSVEQLAAANGIKDPRTLSVGQELVIPGAPRPIPVATESSPPPARAPTTSSPTPSSRGPIVSSPSRRPAGRPPPQTPPKPVPETKGTLDWPLRGVLYARFGKKGREPHDGIDLAVPVGSPVKTAQEGEVLYAGEQRGYGLIVIVQHSEHLITLYAHNRDLRVRTGQKVRRGQVLATVGESGKTSGPQLHFEVRVDGKPVDPLDYLGALPSS from the coding sequence TTGCGGGGCGCGGCGGCCAGTCCGGCACTGCTCGCGCTGTTCGCGCTCCTGACGGCCTCCGGCTGTGCCGTGGTGCCCTCCGCCGTGCGCCCCTCCGACACGCGCTCCTCCGCCGTGCCCCCGATCGCGCTCGCCGAGCTGCACGAGCCCCACCCGGAGCTGGAGCTCGTCTCCGAGCCCCCCGTGCCCTCCTCGCGCACCCACACGGTGGCCCCGGGCGAGACGCTCTACCGCATCGCCGTCAACCACCAACTGAGCGTGGAGCAGCTCGCCGCGGCCAATGGCATCAAGGATCCGCGCACGCTCTCCGTGGGCCAGGAGCTGGTGATTCCCGGTGCCCCCCGGCCCATTCCCGTGGCCACCGAGTCCTCGCCGCCGCCCGCGCGCGCGCCCACCACGTCCAGCCCCACGCCGTCGTCCCGGGGACCCATCGTCTCGTCGCCGTCACGCCGCCCGGCGGGCCGGCCCCCGCCCCAGACGCCTCCCAAGCCCGTCCCGGAGACGAAGGGCACGCTGGATTGGCCCCTGCGCGGTGTCCTCTACGCGCGCTTCGGCAAGAAGGGCCGCGAGCCCCATGACGGCATCGACCTGGCGGTCCCCGTGGGCTCTCCGGTGAAGACCGCCCAGGAGGGCGAGGTGCTGTACGCGGGGGAACAGCGCGGCTACGGCCTCATCGTCATCGTCCAGCACTCCGAGCACCTCATCACGCTCTACGCGCACAACCGCGACCTGCGCGTGCGCACCGGCCAGAAGGTGCGTCGCGGGCAGGTGCTCGCCACGGTGGGCGAGTCGGGCAAGACGAGCGGCCCCCAGCTGCACTTCGAGGTGCGCGTGGATGGCAAGCCGGTGGATCCGCTCGACTACCTGGGCGCGCTGCCCTCCTCGTGA
- the glpX gene encoding class II fructose-bisphosphatase, with amino-acid sequence MDRNLAMEVVRVTEMAAIASARLMGRGGKNESDQAAVDAMRRAFDALQINGTVVIGEGERDEAPMLYIGEEVGRRHADDPSVDIALDPLEGTNLCAYGRPGAIAVVAMADKGKLLNAPDTYMEKIAVGPRARGAIDLRRSPTENLRSIAERMKVYVADLTVIILERERHVELIKEVRAAGARIRLIDDGDVAGAIATCFEDTGVDVLMGTGGAPEGVIAAAAVRSVGGDMQGRLVPRNAEEVARAARMGITDISKIYSAEDLASGDVMFAATGVTTGDFLRGVRFFGGGCETHSVVMRSKTGTVRFIQSRHKFDKKPGYNF; translated from the coding sequence ATGGATCGCAACCTGGCCATGGAGGTCGTGCGCGTCACCGAGATGGCGGCCATCGCCTCCGCGCGGCTGATGGGCCGCGGCGGCAAGAACGAGTCGGATCAGGCCGCCGTGGACGCCATGCGCCGCGCCTTCGATGCCCTGCAGATCAACGGCACGGTGGTCATCGGCGAGGGCGAGCGCGACGAGGCCCCCATGCTCTACATCGGCGAGGAGGTGGGCCGGCGCCACGCGGATGATCCCTCCGTGGACATCGCGTTGGATCCCCTCGAGGGCACCAACCTGTGCGCCTACGGCCGCCCGGGCGCCATCGCCGTGGTGGCCATGGCCGACAAGGGCAAGCTGCTCAACGCGCCGGACACGTACATGGAGAAGATCGCCGTGGGGCCGCGCGCCCGGGGCGCCATCGATCTGCGCCGCAGCCCCACGGAGAACCTGCGCTCCATCGCCGAGCGCATGAAGGTCTACGTGGCCGACCTCACCGTCATCATCCTCGAGCGTGAGCGACACGTGGAGCTCATCAAGGAGGTGCGGGCCGCGGGCGCGCGCATCCGCCTCATCGATGACGGGGACGTGGCGGGCGCCATCGCCACCTGCTTCGAGGACACGGGCGTGGACGTGCTCATGGGCACCGGCGGCGCGCCCGAGGGCGTCATCGCCGCCGCGGCCGTGCGCTCGGTGGGCGGGGACATGCAGGGGCGGCTCGTGCCGCGCAACGCCGAGGAGGTCGCCCGCGCCGCGCGCATGGGCATCACCGACATCTCCAAGATCTACTCCGCCGAGGATCTGGCCAGCGGCGACGTGATGTTCGCCGCCACGGGCGTTACCACTGGCGACTTCCTGCGCGGTGTGCGCTTCTTCGGCGGTGGGTGCGAGACGCACTCGGTGGTCATGCGCAGCAAGACCGGTACGGTGCGCTTCATCCAGTCACGTCACAAGTTCGACAAGAAGCCGGGCTACAACTTCTAG
- a CDS encoding alkaline phosphatase family protein, with the protein MFRPRAPLPLLLLLLALPAWAKPPRLTLFITVDAMGSDLLLRTRPRLQGGLGKLIDSGAFYPYARYDYAKPRTAPGHATLATGANPWRHGIVDNRVIDRATGKPARVFPDAQHPVLEAPLSEDDVSPANLLAETLADRLRLATNEQGKAVALSGKARSAIPLAGRLGQAYWFDETVGKFVTGTWYTKELPGWLKAFNAANPPTTWFGKTWEPVRKRTEYLGEDDRPYEGEYYGLGRVFPHPLTGGLTQPGPQAYSAFAISPLSLDLVVRAAGAAIAGEGLGKDEVPDLLAVSFSATDRVYHQYGPNSWEMQDTMFRLDKAVGDLVALAERAAGGRANLLVVLSADHGGAAAPEYWTAQGMEARRVSPGELSKGLTETLRQRFGGDVTATVEELDVYLGGKTLEGGKVDGAAVRRAAADWLSRQPAISLAVASDDLPTLPDVAGLATALRRGYYPGRSGDVLFVVKPFHVMSADTVGTNHGAPYAYDQLVPFVLAGKGVRPGSYMQQISTTDVAPTVAAALEMNLPASAEGHPRSEALGTGR; encoded by the coding sequence ATGTTCCGCCCCCGCGCTCCCCTCCCCCTGCTGCTGTTGCTCCTCGCGCTGCCCGCCTGGGCGAAGCCGCCCCGGTTGACGCTCTTCATCACCGTGGACGCGATGGGCTCGGATCTGCTGCTGCGCACCCGGCCCCGGCTCCAGGGCGGCCTGGGCAAGCTGATCGACTCGGGGGCCTTCTACCCGTACGCGCGCTACGACTACGCCAAGCCGCGCACCGCGCCGGGCCACGCGACGCTCGCCACCGGCGCCAACCCGTGGCGCCACGGCATCGTGGACAACCGCGTCATCGATCGGGCCACGGGCAAGCCCGCGCGCGTCTTCCCGGACGCGCAGCACCCGGTGCTGGAGGCGCCCCTGTCCGAGGACGACGTGAGTCCGGCCAACCTCCTGGCGGAGACGCTCGCGGACCGGCTGCGGCTGGCCACGAACGAGCAGGGCAAGGCGGTGGCCCTGTCGGGCAAGGCGCGCTCGGCCATTCCGCTCGCGGGCCGGCTCGGCCAGGCGTACTGGTTCGACGAGACCGTGGGGAAGTTCGTCACGGGCACCTGGTACACGAAGGAGCTGCCCGGCTGGCTCAAGGCCTTCAACGCGGCCAACCCGCCCACCACCTGGTTCGGCAAGACGTGGGAGCCGGTGCGCAAGCGCACCGAGTACCTGGGCGAGGATGATCGTCCCTACGAGGGCGAGTACTACGGGCTCGGGCGCGTCTTCCCCCACCCGCTCACCGGAGGGCTCACGCAGCCGGGTCCCCAGGCCTACAGCGCCTTCGCCATCTCCCCGTTGTCGCTCGATCTGGTGGTGCGCGCCGCCGGGGCCGCCATCGCCGGCGAGGGGCTGGGCAAGGACGAGGTGCCGGATCTGCTCGCGGTGAGCTTCAGCGCCACGGATCGCGTCTACCACCAGTACGGCCCGAACTCCTGGGAGATGCAGGACACGATGTTCCGCCTGGACAAGGCGGTGGGTGATCTGGTGGCGCTGGCCGAGCGTGCCGCGGGAGGCCGCGCGAACCTGCTGGTGGTGCTCTCGGCGGACCATGGCGGCGCGGCGGCGCCCGAGTACTGGACGGCCCAGGGCATGGAGGCGCGGCGCGTGAGCCCGGGGGAGCTGTCCAAGGGACTGACCGAGACGCTGCGTCAGCGCTTCGGCGGAGACGTGACGGCCACCGTGGAGGAGCTGGACGTGTACCTGGGAGGCAAGACGCTGGAGGGCGGCAAGGTGGACGGTGCGGCGGTGCGGCGCGCCGCGGCGGACTGGCTGAGCAGGCAGCCCGCCATCTCCCTCGCGGTGGCGAGCGATGATCTGCCCACGCTGCCGGACGTGGCGGGGCTCGCGACGGCCCTGCGGCGCGGCTACTACCCGGGACGCAGCGGCGACGTGCTCTTCGTGGTGAAGCCCTTCCACGTCATGAGCGCGGATACCGTCGGCACCAACCACGGCGCGCCCTACGCGTATGATCAACTGGTGCCCTTCGTGCTCGCGGGCAAGGGCGTACGCCCGGGCTCCTATATGCAGCAGATCAGCACCACCGACGTGGCGCCCACCGTGGCGGCGGCGCTGGAGATGAACCTCCCCGCGTCCGCCGAGGGACACCCCCGCTCGGAGGCGCTCGGAACCGGGCGCTGA